The DNA sequence TGGACTGGACCGAGGAGCGGCTAGCCGCCTTCGTGCGCGAGGTCATCGACAGAACGTTGCTGATGAAGCACTACCGGGACGACGAGGCGTATCGGGCCAACCCGACCGTGTCCCTGATCGGCCATTCGATGGGCGGGCTGATCATCGCGGGGTACGCCGAGAGGCTCTTCGCCGAGCGCATCGGGAGCCCCGCGGACGGCAGCCACCTCGTCGACAAGGTCGTGACGCTGGGGACCCCGTTCCGGGGCTCGTACGAGGCCATCCTCAAGGTCGCCACCGGGACCAGCGAGCTTGGGGACGACTCCGGCAAGGCCCGGGAGCGGCGCATGGCCCGCATGACGCCCGCCCTCTATCACCTGCTGCCGGAGTCGGCGGGGTCGATCGCGTCCCAGGGCGGCATGGCGGTGAACTTCTTCCGGCCGGAAGCGTGGCAACCGAACGTGGTTCAGACCATCGAACATCAGGTCAGGGACTGGGACGTAACCGGGGCGGAACTCTTTCGGAAGATGCTCGACGAGGCACGGGCGCACCGCGAGCGCATTTCGGGGCTGGAGCTGCCTGATGCCGGCGATGGCTGGCTCGCCATCGCGGGCGTCGACTCCAGGACCCGCATCGGACTCAGGGTGACGCGCGACGAAAACGGCTTCCCGCGCTTCGACCTGCGGGGCGCGGAACGACGCAACGAGTGGGACTCCGACATCGGGGGCGACCGCCGCGACACCGGCGACGGCACGGTCCCGCTCGAGGGCGCGATCCCGCCCTTCCTGGACGAGGCGCGCGTGGTGTGCGTCACTCCCGGCGACTTCGGCTACTGGGAGATCCGCGACCGGGCGCTGTCCGCCGCCGCGGGCTTCCACGGGCTGCTGCCGAAGATGAACATGCTGCACCGGCTCATCCTCCGCTTCCTGCTGGGGCGGGGCGATCCCTACGGAAACACCTAGGGACGGCCGATGCCGGGGGTGCAGGAGTGGAACCCGCCGCTCGAGCTGACGGAGAAGAGCTGAGCAGGAACAGCGTTTTGTCGCATGGGTGTCGCGATTTGACAGGGTTCCGGGCGGGGGATACCGTCACGTAGCGATGCGTTCGCGACCCGCACCCGAACCCCGGCGCGCTCATGATCGCGTTGTATTATGACACACGTGACTTGCGCGACCGGATCGAAGGGTTGCTCGGCGACGCGGATCTTTACTCCACGCGGGACCGCGACGAGTTCCATTCGTTCATCGCCGCGACCGACATCGGCATCGCCGGTCTGCAACGCTGTTCGAGTTCCGACGTGGCCTGGCTCCGGGAGGTTTTCGCCCAGGGTCTCGCAAGGCCCTCCTGCATCGTGGTTACGCCGTTGTCGCTGGCTCGCCTCCAGCGGCTCCGGACGGCCGAGTCGCACCGGTTTCAGGTCGTATGGGAGGAGGAAGCGCACGACCACCTCAGGCCGACTCTGGGCCGGGTCAATGTGATGCATCGGGATCCGCTCCGGCTTCTGGGGCGTCGCATGCTCTGGTCCGGCTCGCTGCACTGGTCAATGGTGAAGGCGGTTGAGCGCATCTGCAGGCTCTCGGACGAGTGGCGATCCAGCCCGCCGGCGAAATCGGTCCGGGATCTCGCGCAGGATATCGAGGTGCCCGCGGAGACCTTCCGCCGGTACTGGAAGGAGAACATGCCGCTGCGGTGCGGTCCCAAGCAGCTCCTCAGTTGGGCCCTGCTCATGTGGGCGCTTGGCGAGCGGCCGAAGACTCGCTGGGACGCCATCGCCGGGAGGGCGGGTGTGCGCCGACGCACGCTCGAGCGCCACAGCGTGCGCCTGGTGGGGTGTACGCTCTCCGTCGCAACCCGCGAACCGACCCTGGTTCGGCGCCGCTTCCGGGCCTGGGTCTCGCAGGTGTCGGACGTGAAGCCGCCCGCCGCCCCCCCGCTGCCGTCGGCCGGACAGCAAACCCGTCCAGCGCGGGTCCAGCGTCAATGGGACGATGTCGTCGGCTCCCCCGGCTTCTTCGTCGCAGGTCGGCGCTGGACAGCGCTGCCGGGTTCGCCCGGGCGCCCGGACATGCGGGCGGAGTTCGTTGCCCAGGCGATGATGGCCGGGCAGTAGCTGTTGGAACGCTCCAGAGAGGTGATGTCAATGAAGATCGCACGCACGGGTGTGACTCTGTTCGTGGCCTTCGCCCTGGCCCTGCTGCCCGCCTGCGCGACCGAGAGTCCGGGCGGTGGGATGGCGTCGGAATCGTCGGGCCCCGTGGTCAAGGGGGGCGATGACCGAACGGGCGAATACGACGCCGTTCCAGGATGGTGGAAGCCGGCGCCGGACCATGTGGAGCCGTGGGGCTGGGGCCAGGTCTCCGGGGTCGCGGTCGACAATCCGGACCGCGTCATCGTCGGCATCTGGGGAGATCGGGATGCCCAGGGGAACGAGCGCGACGGCAGCACCAACTACGTGGTCGCCGTGGACCGGGACGGCAACATCACCGAGAACTGGTCCCAGTGGGATTCCATCTTCAACAAGCCGCACCAGGTCTACATCAGCCCCTACGACCCCGACCGCCACGTGTGGATCGTGGAGCGCGGCGGCGGCAAGAACGTCAACATGCAGCTCCTCAAGTTCTCCAACGACGGGAGCGAGCTGGTGATGCGGCTGGTTGATCGAGATCACCCGACGACCCGCGCGGACGCGCGCGCCAACCCGCACCCGGACCCGTACGAATACGGCGACCCGTCGGTGATGGCCTTCCTCCCCAACGGCGACTTCCTGCTGGGCGACGGCTACTGGCACTCGCGCATCATCAAGTACAGCGCCGAGGGAGAGTACCTGATGGAGTGGGGCGAACTGGGGAGCGGGCCGGGGCAGTTCGACCTGATTCACGGGCTCGCGGTGGACCGCAACCGCCGCGTCTACGTGGGCGACCGCACCAACAACCGCATCCAGATCTTCACCGAGGACGGAGAGTACCTCGACGAGTGGCCCGACATCACCGACCCGGTGGGCGTGTTCGCGGACGAGCACGATGCCATCTGGGTCATCTCGGCGGCGCTGAACCGCATCCTCAAGTACAACACTTACGGCGAGCTTCAGTACTACGTCGGTGCCTACGGGGGCACCCGGGGCGGCTTCCCCGGCGGCCTGTCACGCCCGCACCAGATGGACGTCGATCAGGAGGGCAACCTCTACATCGCGAGCTGGGACGGGGGCTGGATGGACAAGTACATCCCCAAGCCGGACGCGGACCCGGCCAAGCTGATCGGGAGGCCGCTGGTTCTGGACCACTAGGGGCGATTCGACCGACCCTGAGAAAGACCCGTCGAGGTGTGAGGAGCATCTTGACGGGCTTCTCTTTGTAGTGGATGTTGTAATTATTCAACATTCATAGCTTTTGGGTATGATAACATCCACATGCCAGTCAGACGCAAGATTACATCGTCCCCGCCCGCCGCGGTCGAGGAGTCTCTGAAGCGGGTGGGCCGCAACATCCGCATCGCGCGCCTGCGCCGTCAGTTGCGCATCCAGGACCTGGCCGAGCGCATGGGCGTCTCGCGGTTCACGGTCGCCGATCTCGAGCGGGGGAAGCCAGGCACCTCGGCGTCCGCCTATTTCGGTGCGCTCTGGTCCCTCGGCCTGCTGGACCAGGCGGACGAGCTCGCCGACCCGGACCGCGACGAGGAAGGCCGGGTCCTGGAGAACGCCCGCGCCCCCCGGCGCGCCGCCCGCCCCCGACGCCTCGACAATGACTTCTAGACGTGCGTGCTACGTCTTTGTCGTTCTGCCCGGGGAGACGGAGTTCACGGTGGCGGGCAAGTTTCGCGTCTCGGAGACCCGCGCGGGATCCCCGCTGGGCGAATTCGTCTATGGGCGGAGCTTTCTTCATCGCCCGGATGCCGTAGAACTCGATCCCGTGGAGCTGCGGCTGGTGGAGCGCGTGTACCGGACGGGACGGATGGAGGGCTTCTTCGGCGTCATTCGCGACGCCATGCCGGACTACTGGGGACGCCTGCTGATCGAGAAGCGCTCCGGTCGCACGATGCCGGAGGAGTTCGACTACCTGATGCTGGGGCCCGACGACCGCGCGGGCGCGCTCGGGTTCGGTTTGGAGCTGGAGCCTCCGAGGCCCCGGCGGCGATTCAACGCGGTGGTCGACCTGTCGCGGCTTCAGGCGGCCGCGGACGCCGTGCTCGCGGACAGGTTTGAGGTTACCGGCGCCGTGGCCGATCGCGCGCGCGAGCTGCTGCTTGCAGGCACCTCGATGGGGGGTGCCCGCCCGAAGGCCCTCGTCGAGGACGCCGAAGCGCTGTGGATCGCGAAGTTCCGCCAGCCGAGCGACCGCTGGAACCTGCCCCGGGTGGAGCACGGCCTTCTCCGGCTTGCGCGGCGATGCGGACTCGACGCGGCGGAGAGCCGGGTCGAACGCATCGGCAACCGCGATGCGCTGCTGGTGCGCCGCTTCGACCGGGACTGGACGGGTAACGGCTACCTGCGCCACCGCATGGCGAGCGCACTCACCCTCCTGCGTGCCGATGACTCGCCCACGGACCGCAGGCGCTGGTCCTATCTGTCGCTCGCCGACGAAGTGAGGCGCGCAAGCGCTTCTCCCAGGGAAGACCTCCGCGAACTGTTCGGTCGGATGTGCTTCAACGCCGCGGTCTCCAACCTGGACGATCATCCGCGCAACCACGCCCTGCTGGCGCGGGGACGCAGCTGGCGCCTGAGCCCGGCCTACGATCTGGAGCCGATGCCGGTGGTTGCCGTCGAGCGACGCGACCTGGCCATGGTCTGTGGTCCGCGGGGCCGCAGGGCCAGCCGGGCCAACCTGCTGGCAGCCGCCGGGCGCTTCCTGCTGGAGCGCGACGAGGCCAGGGCCATCTTCAATCATGTCACGGAGACGATTCGCGGCTCGTGGCACGAGACCATGCGGCGGGCCGGGGTGAGCGAACGGGACTGCGAGCGCATCCGGGACGCCTTTCTCTACGACGGGCTGTTTCTGGATGCGGGATGAGGGTCGGCAACGCCCGGGCGATTTGTTCGCCCGTGTGGGGATGCAGTATCATGTTCGCCCCAAGTCGGAACCATCTGCAGGAGTGCAAGCCATGACTCGCCGAACATCGATTGCAGTGCCGCTTTTCGCTGCCGTGCTGAGCCTCGGCGTCATCCTCGTGCCCGCGCACCGGCTCGACGCCCAGACTCAAGGCCCGGTCGCCTCTCCGGGCTCGATCGTCGACGTTCCGGGCCCCATCCTCAACGAGTTCGGAGAGGAAGTCGTCGCCACTTTCTCGATCGTAGCGCGCGATCCCGCCACCGACGAGCTGGGGGTGGCGGTGCAGTCGCGGGCCTTCCGCGCAGGGGCGATCGTGTCGTATGCCAAGGCGGGAGTGGGGGCGATCGCGACCCAGGCGGCGGCCAACCAGACCTACGGACCGCGCGGGCTCGAGCTCCTGGAGCTGGGGCTCTCGCCGGACGAGGTGGTGGAACACCTGACGGGTGCGGACCCAGGCCGTGACCGCCGCCAGCTCGCCGTGATCGACGCCGAAGGGCGGGTGCGGGCCTACACCGGATCGGGCACCAGCGCCTGGGCGGGGCACATCGAGGGCGAGAACTTCTCCGCGCAGGGCAACATCCTGGCCGGGGAGGCGGTGGTGCAGGCGATGGCGGAGGCGTTCGAGTCGTCGAGCGGGCCGCTCGCGCTCCGCCTCATGGACGCCCTCGATGCCGGCGAGGCCGCCGGGGGCGACGCGCGCGGCAAGCAGGCCGGAGGGGTGCTGGTGGTGAGGCCCATCGGCGACTCGGGCCGCACCACCGACCGCTGGGTGGACGTGCGCGTGGACGACCACGCCGAGCCGTTCAAGGAGCTGCGCCGCCTGGTGAACATGTCGGTCTCGCGCATCCACTCGCGGGACGCGCGCGAGCTGGCTGCCCAGGGCCGGTTTGACGAAGCCATCGCGGCCCAGAAGGAAGCGATCGCTATCGTGCCCGGGGAGGATCAGCTCATCTACGGGCTGGCGCGCCTGTATGCCCGAGCGGGCGATGCCGCGGGCGCGGTCGCCACGCTCGAGGAAGCCATCGCCATCGACGCGCGCTGGCGCGGACTGGCCGCATCGCAGGCCGATTTCGACAACATCCGCGATAACGCGGAGTTCCGGAGACTCATAGGATGAGACTCGGGAGGACCATGACCACGAGATTCCAGAGGACAATGACCATGAGTGTTCGCGCATTCTCCCGTTTCCACGCATTCTCCCGTTTTCGCGCATCCCCCGTTTTCCGCGCATCCTTCGCCTTCATCGTGCTCGCCATGCTTCCTGCGTGCGCCGGCGACGTGTCGCTCGACCTGAACCTCGAGGGGCTCCTGCGGGAGCGGAGCTACGTCAACCCGCGCTCAGCGGCCGATCCCGACGTGCCGCCGTTCAGCGCCGGGGTGATGGTGGGCAACACCTTCCACGTATCAGGGACGTTGGGGCTCGGACCCAACCAGACCGTGCCCGAGACCGCCCAGGAGGAGGCCCGCAACGTTCTGACCAACGTGCAGAACACGCTGGAGGCCGCGGGGCTGACCATGGACGACCTGGTGTCGGTGCAGGTGTACGCCTCGGACGTCGCGGACTACGACGCGTTCAACGAGGTCTACCGCACCTTCTTCACGCAGGAGTACCCGGCGCGGGCGTTCCTGGGCTCGGGCCCGCTGCTCTTCGGGGCGCGCTTCGAGGTACTGGGGTTCGCGGTGCAGCGGTAGCCGGCGAGGCTGGCTAGAACGTACTCACAAGCTCCCGCATGCGGCGCTTCGCGGCCTCGTCCGGGAAGCGGCCCAACGCCGAGTGCATGTTCTCCACGAGGTGCACGGGGTTCGAGGTCTCGGTGAGCGCGCAGGTCACAGCCGGGTGCGACAACACGTACTTGAGCGAGAACTGGGCCCAGCTCTCGCAGTCGAACTCGGCCGCCCAGTCCGGGAGCGTGTGGTCCGCGACCCGCCCGAAGTAGCTCCCGTTCATGAAGGGCCGGTTGGTGAGCACGGCCAGCCCCAGATCCTGCGCCAGCGGCAGGATCCTCTCCTCGGCGAGCGGCTCCATGACCGAGTAGTTCACATGCACGAAATCGAACGACTCGCTCCGCATGAAGGCCTCGAGCCGCTCGAAGTTGCGGTACGCGGAGACGGTCACGCCAACGTAGCGCGCTTCGCCACTGTCCTTCCAGCCGCGCACGTTGGGCCAGTGAACGTCGAGGTCGCGCAGGCTCTCGACCTGTAGCAGATCGAGGGTCGGGCGCCCAAAGAGCTGCTGCGACTGGCGCATCTGCGCGATGCCGGCGTCCTCGCCCTCGGTGTTGATCTTGGCGGCGAGGAAGAGACTGTCCTGGAACCGGGGCCGGGTCAGGATCCGACCGAACTCGCGGTCGATTTCCGGGGTGCGCGGCGAAGTGTCGACCACGCGGCCGCCCTGCTCGAGGAGCGTGCCGAGCACCGCCTCCAGGGGCTCCGTGCCTTCCGTGGGGATCTCAAGCACAGGCTTCGAAGATCCGAACCCGACGATGGGCAGGCGCTCGCCGGTGCCCGGGATCTCGCGGGTGGGGAAGGCTTGTTGGAGGGAGACCAGGCTACGTGGGAGCGAGAGCGCTGCGCCGAGTCCGGCGACGCGGGTCAGGAACTGTCGGCGGTTGGTGTCGTCGAATATCATCTCGCCTCCTCGCGCGGGATATCAGGCTCGGTTGCCGAAGGCAGGTCTCTGTAAGAATGCAGCCCAACTTCACGAGCCGCCACCGACCGATCCATCCCTCATCCCGATCATTCTCGCTTCCGGGGATCAGTTTCCAGCGACTCATCCAGGGCTTCCCGCGCGGCGGCCTCGATCTCCCATGGTACCTCCGAATCGTGGTAGAGCGCGGCCCCGTTTGAGAGCGTGATGCCATCGCGTTGCGCCGGGGCGCCGCGATGAGCCGCTGGGACTGGCACGCTGGCAACCGAGGTCTCGGTCGGGGCGCGCGGATGAACCGCTGGGAGCGGCGGCAGTCGACGCCTGGTCGGATCCGGCCTGCTCGGCGCGTCCACCAGCATCCTTCCCTTCGGCGTGAAGAACACCACTGTTCCGTCACCGTTCACAGAGACCTTGACCCGCCCCTCGTGAACGGCTCGATGATGCCGCCGGCAGAGGAGCAGCGTGTTCCGGAGGCTCGTCTCGCCCCCGTCAGCCCAGTGTTTCACGTGATGCGCCTCCGTGAACCGACAGCCACACCCCGGAAAACGGCATCCCCGGTCCCGCTCCTCCAGCGCCCGCCGGATGTGTGGCGGAATCGTGCGCGTCCGGCGCCCCACGCTCAACATCGACCCGTCCTTCGCGTGGACCATCGCCACCACCGCGGCATCGCACGCCATGCGCCGGGACGTCTCCGCGGAAACGCGAATCCCGTCCAGATCCGAGCGCCCAGGCTCGCCTTCGGCCGCAAGCGTCGCCGCGTCGCAGTGGACCATGACCTGGTAGCGCTCCGCCCGGGTGCCGGACCCGATGTGACGCTCCGAATCTGAACCAGCCGTCGATCGCCCCTCTGGCGTCGCGCTCGACTCGCCACCCCCGAATCCCGCGGCCAGGGCCCGCTCGGCCAAGAGACCCACGGCATCCGCCCGACGCTGCTTCGGCTCCGGGCGCGCATCGCCCGCCTCGCAACTGACACCCCTTCCACTTTCGGCCGCATCTCGGGCATCGCCTTCGCGCCGGAACAGCGCATCCGACGCCGCCTCCACCGCCCGCATCAGCACGGCTCCGACCTCTGGCTCGAGCCGCCCCTTCACCAGGTACATCCCGTCGCCGTCCACGACGACCGAGAAGGTGCGGCTGCGGCGCCGGGCCTGCTCGGCGGTCAGCTCCGCGTCGCGCGACAGCTTCTTCCACATGCGCACCGTCCGCTCCAGCTTCGCCGCCGAGCCCGCGCGCGCGAACTCGAGCAGCTCCGCCTCGCGCTCGGGGGTCGCAACCCGGGTGAGCGCCCGCACCTTGGCGTACGAGATGGTGCCGTGTTTCAGAGCGTCCGCGGTTTGAGGCAGGCGCTCGAGCGCGCGGGCGGTCCGCACCCGTTCGCGGGCCGTCCCGATCTTCGTGCCGGTCCTCCAGGCCAGCCATTCGGCGCAGGAGGAGTAGCCGCCGTCCTTCCACCCGCCCCGCCGGTCGAACTCGGCGATGAGGGTCATCATGCGCGCCTCGGCGGAGTTGATGCGGGCCGCCAGTTCCGCGATGCGCTCGCCCAGCTTGCGGAGTTCGTCGTCGTTATCATCGCCCGCGGCGCGATTCGGGGCGTTCTGGGGACCGGACGGCGCGGGGTTGGCGTCGAGTCGGACACCCGTCGGTTCCCGCACCATCGCAGGCCGGGAGCAGGACCTCCGGCGCGTGTCGTAGAGAGAGTTCGCAGAAGCGATCATCGGTCCTCCCAACGTGATATTGTACAATAACTTACGTACAAATATAACGGCACTGAAATCGGCCTATCAGGATGCCCTGTAGTGGCCGAAACGCGGTTGGGAGACCTTCAGCGAAGGAAGCCGCCTGCGAGTGGCGTCAGCGAGCCCGCCAGCGCCTCTGGCAGGCCGGAGAAGATGGGGTCTCGGACTCCGCCGAATCGCGGGCTCCGAAACTGTCAATGGCGGAATGGGTCACGCGCATGTGAATTCGGGACGCAGCGCACAGGTGTCGCCGACCCCTCGACCGGACTACAGCCCAATGGCCGACGCCACCGCCCGTCAATGGCGGAATGGGCCGGCCGAATGCGACTTCGGGACAGCCAAACTCGACTCGGGCCGTTCTGGTTCCGGCCAACGCGGAGCTGCGAGACCCGGGCTTGTCAATGGCGGAATGGGACACGCGGATGTGAATTCGGGACGCAGCGCTGGGGCGAACGCGGTACGCCGCTACGGCTCATCGAGCACGGGACGGCCGCTACGGCTCGTCCGACGCCAGCCTCGTGCGCTCCCGCAGCAGCCGCTGGTAGTCCTCTTCGCTCAGGTAGGTGATCCCCACCCAGGCGTGCGACATCTCGTCCACCCCGCGGGCGCCGAACAATACCCACTGGTCCGGATCCGGATTGATGGGATTGTTGGCGGTATTGTCGAACTGCGAGTGGAAGAGGAGGACTGTGCCTTTGGGCAGCAGCGGCTGCACTTCGTCTTCGTAGATGTAGGCGATCTGCCAGTTGTGGTTGTACTGGTTCACGCGGCTGAGCATCTCGCGGCGACCATCGGGATAGATGGCCTCCATCGACATCGCGGTGCCGCGCATGTGCATGTGGGGCCGGAAACTCTGCAAGAGTGCCGGCTGGTCGAGCACGTAGGCGTGTTCCAGGGTCAGGTAGCCGTGCGGCGGGATGATCAGGTCGCGGGCGCGCGGGCCCGTCCT is a window from the Gammaproteobacteria bacterium genome containing:
- a CDS encoding aldo/keto reductase, giving the protein MIFDDTNRRQFLTRVAGLGAALSLPRSLVSLQQAFPTREIPGTGERLPIVGFGSSKPVLEIPTEGTEPLEAVLGTLLEQGGRVVDTSPRTPEIDREFGRILTRPRFQDSLFLAAKINTEGEDAGIAQMRQSQQLFGRPTLDLLQVESLRDLDVHWPNVRGWKDSGEARYVGVTVSAYRNFERLEAFMRSESFDFVHVNYSVMEPLAEERILPLAQDLGLAVLTNRPFMNGSYFGRVADHTLPDWAAEFDCESWAQFSLKYVLSHPAVTCALTETSNPVHLVENMHSALGRFPDEAAKRRMRELVSTF
- a CDS encoding HipA domain-containing protein, translating into MTSRRACYVFVVLPGETEFTVAGKFRVSETRAGSPLGEFVYGRSFLHRPDAVELDPVELRLVERVYRTGRMEGFFGVIRDAMPDYWGRLLIEKRSGRTMPEEFDYLMLGPDDRAGALGFGLELEPPRPRRRFNAVVDLSRLQAAADAVLADRFEVTGAVADRARELLLAGTSMGGARPKALVEDAEALWIAKFRQPSDRWNLPRVEHGLLRLARRCGLDAAESRVERIGNRDALLVRRFDRDWTGNGYLRHRMASALTLLRADDSPTDRRRWSYLSLADEVRRASASPREDLRELFGRMCFNAAVSNLDDHPRNHALLARGRSWRLSPAYDLEPMPVVAVERRDLAMVCGPRGRRASRANLLAAAGRFLLERDEARAIFNHVTETIRGSWHETMRRAGVSERDCERIRDAFLYDGLFLDAG
- a CDS encoding alpha/beta fold hydrolase, whose product is MPISPVIVVPGITASDLHDEYELPPEAVWTTMLKRRYDRVTLHPEDQRYELREPARVMPRGPFPLIYEDLIEELRDGLSDDQPGPVPVFPFGYDWRLPLDWTEERLAAFVREVIDRTLLMKHYRDDEAYRANPTVSLIGHSMGGLIIAGYAERLFAERIGSPADGSHLVDKVVTLGTPFRGSYEAILKVATGTSELGDDSGKARERRMARMTPALYHLLPESAGSIASQGGMAVNFFRPEAWQPNVVQTIEHQVRDWDVTGAELFRKMLDEARAHRERISGLELPDAGDGWLAIAGVDSRTRIGLRVTRDENGFPRFDLRGAERRNEWDSDIGGDRRDTGDGTVPLEGAIPPFLDEARVVCVTPGDFGYWEIRDRALSAAAGFHGLLPKMNMLHRLILRFLLGRGDPYGNT
- a CDS encoding helix-turn-helix transcriptional regulator, which gives rise to MPVRRKITSSPPAAVEESLKRVGRNIRIARLRRQLRIQDLAERMGVSRFTVADLERGKPGTSASAYFGALWSLGLLDQADELADPDRDEEGRVLENARAPRRAARPRRLDNDF
- a CDS encoding RidA family protein, coding for MSVRAFSRFHAFSRFRASPVFRASFAFIVLAMLPACAGDVSLDLNLEGLLRERSYVNPRSAADPDVPPFSAGVMVGNTFHVSGTLGLGPNQTVPETAQEEARNVLTNVQNTLEAAGLTMDDLVSVQVYASDVADYDAFNEVYRTFFTQEYPARAFLGSGPLLFGARFEVLGFAVQR
- a CDS encoding DUF222 domain-containing protein, which translates into the protein MIASANSLYDTRRRSCSRPAMVREPTGVRLDANPAPSGPQNAPNRAAGDDNDDELRKLGERIAELAARINSAEARMMTLIAEFDRRGGWKDGGYSSCAEWLAWRTGTKIGTARERVRTARALERLPQTADALKHGTISYAKVRALTRVATPEREAELLEFARAGSAAKLERTVRMWKKLSRDAELTAEQARRRSRTFSVVVDGDGMYLVKGRLEPEVGAVLMRAVEAASDALFRREGDARDAAESGRGVSCEAGDARPEPKQRRADAVGLLAERALAAGFGGGESSATPEGRSTAGSDSERHIGSGTRAERYQVMVHCDAATLAAEGEPGRSDLDGIRVSAETSRRMACDAAVVAMVHAKDGSMLSVGRRTRTIPPHIRRALEERDRGCRFPGCGCRFTEAHHVKHWADGGETSLRNTLLLCRRHHRAVHEGRVKVSVNGDGTVVFFTPKGRMLVDAPSRPDPTRRRLPPLPAVHPRAPTETSVASVPVPAAHRGAPAQRDGITLSNGAALYHDSEVPWEIEAAAREALDESLETDPRKRE
- a CDS encoding DUF1028 domain-containing protein; protein product: MTRRTSIAVPLFAAVLSLGVILVPAHRLDAQTQGPVASPGSIVDVPGPILNEFGEEVVATFSIVARDPATDELGVAVQSRAFRAGAIVSYAKAGVGAIATQAAANQTYGPRGLELLELGLSPDEVVEHLTGADPGRDRRQLAVIDAEGRVRAYTGSGTSAWAGHIEGENFSAQGNILAGEAVVQAMAEAFESSSGPLALRLMDALDAGEAAGGDARGKQAGGVLVVRPIGDSGRTTDRWVDVRVDDHAEPFKELRRLVNMSVSRIHSRDARELAAQGRFDEAIAAQKEAIAIVPGEDQLIYGLARLYARAGDAAGAVATLEEAIAIDARWRGLAASQADFDNIRDNAEFRRLIG